The Falco cherrug isolate bFalChe1 chromosome 6, bFalChe1.pri, whole genome shotgun sequence genome window below encodes:
- the LOC106631485 gene encoding cGMP-dependent protein kinase 1-like isoform X2: MAAGTGSIRGVGMDEKLRDLRLREERTFLQSMAWEDVMEQPPSRRDSRALAIIPEPLASDAAPNSPKSHRDLSLIAEAVGRSEFLRRLGEGCPEALAQSFTTVRHGPGDTVLAEDTEGTAMYIVAEGHLSVSQRGQQLRTLGPGDVFGELAILYHCKRTATVRALSPVRLWAIDRQRYRAIATSNAKQRRVELLGSLRMVHWLQDLSDSHLCKLLDAMEECTFPPGHIIIHEGDEGENFYIILRGEVRVSQRAGGGQRLIRVLGAGQHFGELSLLRNSRRTASCQAQGHVTCVTMAKEDFLEISPFCPQLLLEPNTTEPEVPAPEDPGKELGSPSLRQPPAPARLEDLVAVRYKEGQWQGQHVILGTGGFGRVELVQYRERLFALKRIRKDWVVRTQQQEHVHTERRVLAGSRSPFIVGFFGTFRDRQYIYLLLEFCQGGELWTKLREMRFFEEPLAVFCCACVVEGLEYLHGRGIIYRDLKPENLMLDQRGYIKLVDFGFAKELGRGEKTYSFCGTPEYLAPEMLRQEGHDFAVDFWMLGILAFELLVGRPPFHSADPQQIYSRILDGIFSFPAFLSEAACSLISKLCRRRPGQRLGNTASGIRGIKKHRWFGALKWRKLALRQLEAPTRQLIKEGPPYANFKRFSTDWTPAEDEFSGWDEDF, translated from the exons ATGGCAGCG ggcacTGGGAGCATTCGTGGTGTGGGGATGGATGAGAAGCTGCGGGACCTGCGGTTGCGGGAGGAGAGGACcttcctgcagagcatggcGTGGGAGGATGTGAtggagcagccccccagccgGCGGGACAGCCGGGCTCTGGCCATCATCCCCGAGCCCCTTGCCAGTGATGCCGCACCCAACAGCCCCAAGTCGCACAG GGACCTCAGCCTGATCGCGGAGGCGGTGGGGCGCAGCGAGTTCCTGCGGCGCCTGGGCGAGGGCTGCCCTGAGGCACTGGCCCAGAGCTTCACCACTGTCCGGCATGGCCCTGGGGACACTGTGCTGGCTGAGGACACCGAAGGCACTGCCATGTACATTGTGGCAG AGGGGCATCTCAGTGTGAGCCAGCGGGGCCAGCAGCTCCGCACGCTGGGACCAGGTGACGTGTTTGGCGAGCTTGCCATCCTCTACCACTGCAAGCGCACGGCCACCGTGAGGG CTCTCAGCCCTGTGCGCCTCTGGGCCATCGACAGGCAGCGGTACCGGGCCATCGCCACCAGCAATGCCAAGCAGAGACGAGTGGAGCTCCTGGGGTCCCTGCGGAT GGTGCACTGGCTGCAGGACCTCTCCGACAGCCACCTCTGCAAGCTGCTGGATGCCATGGAGGAG TGCACCTTCCCGCCCGGCCACATTATTATCCACGAAGGAGATGAGGGGGAGAACTTCTACATCATCCTGAGGGGTGAG GTGCGGGTCAGCCAGCGGGcaggcggggggcagcggctcATCCGTGTCCTGGGCGCTGGGCAGCACTTCGGGGAGCTCTCCCTGCTGCG GAACAGCCGCCGCACAGCCTCATGCCAGGCCCAGGGACATGTCACCTGTGTCACCATGGCCAAAGA AGACTTCCTCGAGATCAGCCCCTtctgccctcagctgctcctaGAGCC gaaCACGACTGAGCCAGAAGTACCGGCCCCAGAGGATCCTGGAAA GGAATTGGGGTCTCCAAGCCtgaggcagcccccagcaccagcgCGACTGGAGGACCTGGTGGCTGTGCGCTACAAGGAGGGGCAGTGGCAGGGCCAGCACGTCATCCTGGGCACTGGCGGCTTTGGCAGGGTTGAGCTG GTCCAGTACCGGGAGAGGCTCTTTGCACTGAAGCGGATCCGCAAGGACTGGGTGGTGCGGACGCAGCAGCAGGAGCACGTCCACACGGAGCGGcgggtgctggcaggcagccgCAGCCCCTTCATCGTGGG TTTTTTTGGCACCTTCCGGGACAGGCAGTACATCTACCTGCTGCTGGAGTTCTGCCAGGGCGGTGAGCTGTGGACCAAGCTGCGTGAGAT GCGCTTCTTTGAGGAGCCGTTGGCTGTGTTCTGCTGCGCCTGTGTTGTTGAGGGTCTTGAGTACCTGCATGGCCGTGGCATCATCTACCGTGACCTGAAGCCTGAGAACCTCATGCTGGACCAGCGTGGCTACATCAAGCTG GTCGACTTTGGCTTTGCCAAGGAGCTGGGACGGGGGGAGAAAACCTACTCCTTCTGTGGGACCCCTGAGTACCTGGCTCCTGAGATGCTGCGCCAGGAGGGTCACGACTTCGCTGTTGACTTCTGGATGCTGGGCATCCTTGCCTTtgagctgctggtgggcag gcCCCCCTTCCACAGCGCCGACCCCCAGCAGATCTACAGCCGCATCCTGGATGGcatcttctccttccctgccttcctcagcgaggctgcctgctccctcaTCAGCAAGCTCTGCAG GCGCCGTCCGGGGCAGCGCCTAGGGAACACGGCCAGTGGCATCCGTGGCATCAAGAAGCACAG GTGGTTTGGGGCCCTGAAGTGGAGGAAGCTTGCGCTGCGGCAGCTGGAGGCACCTACCCGGCAGCTCATCAAGGAG ggaccTCCCTATGCCAACTTCAAGCGTTTCTCCACCGACTGGACACCAGCAGAAGATGAGTTCTCGGGCTGGGATGAGGATTTCTga
- the LOC106631485 gene encoding cGMP-dependent protein kinase 1-like isoform X1: MAAGCGQGCGRPCQDTHWGLLLPAPRPGGTGSIRGVGMDEKLRDLRLREERTFLQSMAWEDVMEQPPSRRDSRALAIIPEPLASDAAPNSPKSHRDLSLIAEAVGRSEFLRRLGEGCPEALAQSFTTVRHGPGDTVLAEDTEGTAMYIVAEGHLSVSQRGQQLRTLGPGDVFGELAILYHCKRTATVRALSPVRLWAIDRQRYRAIATSNAKQRRVELLGSLRMVHWLQDLSDSHLCKLLDAMEECTFPPGHIIIHEGDEGENFYIILRGEVRVSQRAGGGQRLIRVLGAGQHFGELSLLRNSRRTASCQAQGHVTCVTMAKEDFLEISPFCPQLLLEPNTTEPEVPAPEDPGKELGSPSLRQPPAPARLEDLVAVRYKEGQWQGQHVILGTGGFGRVELVQYRERLFALKRIRKDWVVRTQQQEHVHTERRVLAGSRSPFIVGFFGTFRDRQYIYLLLEFCQGGELWTKLREMRFFEEPLAVFCCACVVEGLEYLHGRGIIYRDLKPENLMLDQRGYIKLVDFGFAKELGRGEKTYSFCGTPEYLAPEMLRQEGHDFAVDFWMLGILAFELLVGRPPFHSADPQQIYSRILDGIFSFPAFLSEAACSLISKLCRRRPGQRLGNTASGIRGIKKHRWFGALKWRKLALRQLEAPTRQLIKEGPPYANFKRFSTDWTPAEDEFSGWDEDF; this comes from the exons ATGGCAGCG ggctgcgggcagggctgtggcagacCATGCCAGGACACCCACTGGGGactcctcctgcctgcacctcGGCCTGGA ggcacTGGGAGCATTCGTGGTGTGGGGATGGATGAGAAGCTGCGGGACCTGCGGTTGCGGGAGGAGAGGACcttcctgcagagcatggcGTGGGAGGATGTGAtggagcagccccccagccgGCGGGACAGCCGGGCTCTGGCCATCATCCCCGAGCCCCTTGCCAGTGATGCCGCACCCAACAGCCCCAAGTCGCACAG GGACCTCAGCCTGATCGCGGAGGCGGTGGGGCGCAGCGAGTTCCTGCGGCGCCTGGGCGAGGGCTGCCCTGAGGCACTGGCCCAGAGCTTCACCACTGTCCGGCATGGCCCTGGGGACACTGTGCTGGCTGAGGACACCGAAGGCACTGCCATGTACATTGTGGCAG AGGGGCATCTCAGTGTGAGCCAGCGGGGCCAGCAGCTCCGCACGCTGGGACCAGGTGACGTGTTTGGCGAGCTTGCCATCCTCTACCACTGCAAGCGCACGGCCACCGTGAGGG CTCTCAGCCCTGTGCGCCTCTGGGCCATCGACAGGCAGCGGTACCGGGCCATCGCCACCAGCAATGCCAAGCAGAGACGAGTGGAGCTCCTGGGGTCCCTGCGGAT GGTGCACTGGCTGCAGGACCTCTCCGACAGCCACCTCTGCAAGCTGCTGGATGCCATGGAGGAG TGCACCTTCCCGCCCGGCCACATTATTATCCACGAAGGAGATGAGGGGGAGAACTTCTACATCATCCTGAGGGGTGAG GTGCGGGTCAGCCAGCGGGcaggcggggggcagcggctcATCCGTGTCCTGGGCGCTGGGCAGCACTTCGGGGAGCTCTCCCTGCTGCG GAACAGCCGCCGCACAGCCTCATGCCAGGCCCAGGGACATGTCACCTGTGTCACCATGGCCAAAGA AGACTTCCTCGAGATCAGCCCCTtctgccctcagctgctcctaGAGCC gaaCACGACTGAGCCAGAAGTACCGGCCCCAGAGGATCCTGGAAA GGAATTGGGGTCTCCAAGCCtgaggcagcccccagcaccagcgCGACTGGAGGACCTGGTGGCTGTGCGCTACAAGGAGGGGCAGTGGCAGGGCCAGCACGTCATCCTGGGCACTGGCGGCTTTGGCAGGGTTGAGCTG GTCCAGTACCGGGAGAGGCTCTTTGCACTGAAGCGGATCCGCAAGGACTGGGTGGTGCGGACGCAGCAGCAGGAGCACGTCCACACGGAGCGGcgggtgctggcaggcagccgCAGCCCCTTCATCGTGGG TTTTTTTGGCACCTTCCGGGACAGGCAGTACATCTACCTGCTGCTGGAGTTCTGCCAGGGCGGTGAGCTGTGGACCAAGCTGCGTGAGAT GCGCTTCTTTGAGGAGCCGTTGGCTGTGTTCTGCTGCGCCTGTGTTGTTGAGGGTCTTGAGTACCTGCATGGCCGTGGCATCATCTACCGTGACCTGAAGCCTGAGAACCTCATGCTGGACCAGCGTGGCTACATCAAGCTG GTCGACTTTGGCTTTGCCAAGGAGCTGGGACGGGGGGAGAAAACCTACTCCTTCTGTGGGACCCCTGAGTACCTGGCTCCTGAGATGCTGCGCCAGGAGGGTCACGACTTCGCTGTTGACTTCTGGATGCTGGGCATCCTTGCCTTtgagctgctggtgggcag gcCCCCCTTCCACAGCGCCGACCCCCAGCAGATCTACAGCCGCATCCTGGATGGcatcttctccttccctgccttcctcagcgaggctgcctgctccctcaTCAGCAAGCTCTGCAG GCGCCGTCCGGGGCAGCGCCTAGGGAACACGGCCAGTGGCATCCGTGGCATCAAGAAGCACAG GTGGTTTGGGGCCCTGAAGTGGAGGAAGCTTGCGCTGCGGCAGCTGGAGGCACCTACCCGGCAGCTCATCAAGGAG ggaccTCCCTATGCCAACTTCAAGCGTTTCTCCACCGACTGGACACCAGCAGAAGATGAGTTCTCGGGCTGGGATGAGGATTTCTga
- the LOC106631485 gene encoding cGMP-dependent protein kinase 1-like isoform X3, with protein MDEKLRDLRLREERTFLQSMAWEDVMEQPPSRRDSRALAIIPEPLASDAAPNSPKSHRDLSLIAEAVGRSEFLRRLGEGCPEALAQSFTTVRHGPGDTVLAEDTEGTAMYIVAEGHLSVSQRGQQLRTLGPGDVFGELAILYHCKRTATVRALSPVRLWAIDRQRYRAIATSNAKQRRVELLGSLRMVHWLQDLSDSHLCKLLDAMEECTFPPGHIIIHEGDEGENFYIILRGEVRVSQRAGGGQRLIRVLGAGQHFGELSLLRNSRRTASCQAQGHVTCVTMAKEDFLEISPFCPQLLLEPNTTEPEVPAPEDPGKELGSPSLRQPPAPARLEDLVAVRYKEGQWQGQHVILGTGGFGRVELVQYRERLFALKRIRKDWVVRTQQQEHVHTERRVLAGSRSPFIVGFFGTFRDRQYIYLLLEFCQGGELWTKLREMRFFEEPLAVFCCACVVEGLEYLHGRGIIYRDLKPENLMLDQRGYIKLVDFGFAKELGRGEKTYSFCGTPEYLAPEMLRQEGHDFAVDFWMLGILAFELLVGRPPFHSADPQQIYSRILDGIFSFPAFLSEAACSLISKLCRRRPGQRLGNTASGIRGIKKHRWFGALKWRKLALRQLEAPTRQLIKEGPPYANFKRFSTDWTPAEDEFSGWDEDF; from the exons ATGGATGAGAAGCTGCGGGACCTGCGGTTGCGGGAGGAGAGGACcttcctgcagagcatggcGTGGGAGGATGTGAtggagcagccccccagccgGCGGGACAGCCGGGCTCTGGCCATCATCCCCGAGCCCCTTGCCAGTGATGCCGCACCCAACAGCCCCAAGTCGCACAG GGACCTCAGCCTGATCGCGGAGGCGGTGGGGCGCAGCGAGTTCCTGCGGCGCCTGGGCGAGGGCTGCCCTGAGGCACTGGCCCAGAGCTTCACCACTGTCCGGCATGGCCCTGGGGACACTGTGCTGGCTGAGGACACCGAAGGCACTGCCATGTACATTGTGGCAG AGGGGCATCTCAGTGTGAGCCAGCGGGGCCAGCAGCTCCGCACGCTGGGACCAGGTGACGTGTTTGGCGAGCTTGCCATCCTCTACCACTGCAAGCGCACGGCCACCGTGAGGG CTCTCAGCCCTGTGCGCCTCTGGGCCATCGACAGGCAGCGGTACCGGGCCATCGCCACCAGCAATGCCAAGCAGAGACGAGTGGAGCTCCTGGGGTCCCTGCGGAT GGTGCACTGGCTGCAGGACCTCTCCGACAGCCACCTCTGCAAGCTGCTGGATGCCATGGAGGAG TGCACCTTCCCGCCCGGCCACATTATTATCCACGAAGGAGATGAGGGGGAGAACTTCTACATCATCCTGAGGGGTGAG GTGCGGGTCAGCCAGCGGGcaggcggggggcagcggctcATCCGTGTCCTGGGCGCTGGGCAGCACTTCGGGGAGCTCTCCCTGCTGCG GAACAGCCGCCGCACAGCCTCATGCCAGGCCCAGGGACATGTCACCTGTGTCACCATGGCCAAAGA AGACTTCCTCGAGATCAGCCCCTtctgccctcagctgctcctaGAGCC gaaCACGACTGAGCCAGAAGTACCGGCCCCAGAGGATCCTGGAAA GGAATTGGGGTCTCCAAGCCtgaggcagcccccagcaccagcgCGACTGGAGGACCTGGTGGCTGTGCGCTACAAGGAGGGGCAGTGGCAGGGCCAGCACGTCATCCTGGGCACTGGCGGCTTTGGCAGGGTTGAGCTG GTCCAGTACCGGGAGAGGCTCTTTGCACTGAAGCGGATCCGCAAGGACTGGGTGGTGCGGACGCAGCAGCAGGAGCACGTCCACACGGAGCGGcgggtgctggcaggcagccgCAGCCCCTTCATCGTGGG TTTTTTTGGCACCTTCCGGGACAGGCAGTACATCTACCTGCTGCTGGAGTTCTGCCAGGGCGGTGAGCTGTGGACCAAGCTGCGTGAGAT GCGCTTCTTTGAGGAGCCGTTGGCTGTGTTCTGCTGCGCCTGTGTTGTTGAGGGTCTTGAGTACCTGCATGGCCGTGGCATCATCTACCGTGACCTGAAGCCTGAGAACCTCATGCTGGACCAGCGTGGCTACATCAAGCTG GTCGACTTTGGCTTTGCCAAGGAGCTGGGACGGGGGGAGAAAACCTACTCCTTCTGTGGGACCCCTGAGTACCTGGCTCCTGAGATGCTGCGCCAGGAGGGTCACGACTTCGCTGTTGACTTCTGGATGCTGGGCATCCTTGCCTTtgagctgctggtgggcag gcCCCCCTTCCACAGCGCCGACCCCCAGCAGATCTACAGCCGCATCCTGGATGGcatcttctccttccctgccttcctcagcgaggctgcctgctccctcaTCAGCAAGCTCTGCAG GCGCCGTCCGGGGCAGCGCCTAGGGAACACGGCCAGTGGCATCCGTGGCATCAAGAAGCACAG GTGGTTTGGGGCCCTGAAGTGGAGGAAGCTTGCGCTGCGGCAGCTGGAGGCACCTACCCGGCAGCTCATCAAGGAG ggaccTCCCTATGCCAACTTCAAGCGTTTCTCCACCGACTGGACACCAGCAGAAGATGAGTTCTCGGGCTGGGATGAGGATTTCTga